AATGATTCGAATGGGGGATGAAATGGTTAAGGCCAAGGGCGACCCCATGGTCAGAGATGCGGCTTTGATCGCGACTGCCCAGCGGTTTGACCATTATAAAATTGCGGGCTATGGGACTGCCCGCAGCTTTGCTCGACGACTGGGAAAAAAACACCTGGCAGCGGTTCTTGAAGCCAATCTTGAAGATGAGAACGCAGCAGATAATATCCTGACGGAGATTGCAGAAAAGACAACGAATCAGGCAGCAGCCAGGTCCTGATATTCATGATGTGTCAGCCTCGGAAAGTTCTGTTTTCGATTCAGTATCAGGCAACGTATTCGGTAAATGATTCACCATGAGATCAGGATCGAAAAATGATCTGAAGTTATCCTCAACGATTCTTGTAAAGAAAGTAGTTTGTCATGGATCCACCACAACATGTTCCGCTCTGGTTAACTTCCGCTCCACTTACTATTTATCCTGAGCTCAAAAAGGACATTTCAGCAGATGTTGCAGTCATTGGTGGCGGGATTACCGGCCTGGCCACTGCACTCCTGCTGCAACGGTCCGGTGTGAAAGTGGTTGTACTGGAAGCTAATCATATCGGTTGTGGGGTGACAGGAGCTTCAACTGCTAAAGTTACTGCTCTACATGGTATGATCTATAATCATATCGCAAATCAATTTGGTTCTGAAGCTGCCAGAAATTATGCAGAAGCGAATCAAGCTGGCCTGAAACTAATTGCTTCCTTTGCCAGCGAAGCGAAGGCATTGGGTATTGATTGTCAATATGAGCGGAAACCGGCAATTACTTTCACTCAGGACAAAGGACGTGTCAATGAGGTTCGACAAGAAGCAAAAGCTGCAAAAAACGCCGGTTTAGCTGCCAGTTTTTTAACTGAAGCTGGCTTACCATTTGACATCGATGGTGCGGTTCGGGTAGAGAATCAATCACAGATTGATCCCTACCAACTGTGTCATGCTTTGGCACGACTTTTCTGGAAGGCCGGTGGAGAAATTTATGAAGAAACCCGCGTGCAGGATGTGACTTGCGCAAACCCGCATTCGAACTGTCAAGTTCAGACAAAAGGTCAGAAGCTTGAGGTGGAACACGTCGTGCTGGGCACGCTCATACCATTTCTGGATAGAGGAGGTTTTTTCGCCAGGACTTCCCCCAGTCGCTCCTATGGGATCGCTGTCACCCTAAATGAAACAGCTCCGGACGGAATGTTCATAAACATTGATACTCCCCGGCGTTCGATACGATCAATTTCAAACGGACGCGGCTTGATCGTGGTCGGGGAACAGCATAAAACAGGTCAGGTGACTGACACCCATGCCTGCTACCAGGCACTCGAATCGTGGACGAAACAATGGTTTTCTGTCCGTTCGATTGATTATCGCTGGTCTGCGCAGGATTATCTTTCAGTCGATTCACTGCCGTATATTGGTAAAATTCCTCAGGGAAATGACCGTATGTGGACGGCCACAGGTTTTAATAAATGGGGGCTTACGACAGGGGCCGCCGCTGCAATCATGCTCACGGATATGCTCAAAGGGAATACTCATCCCTGGTCGGAACTGTTTTCTCCCTCACGTATCGACATTCTGCCTTCAGTCAAGAAACTGGTCACAGAAAATACGAACGTTCTCAAGCATTATGTGGGAGATCGCCTTCAGGCCTTGAATTCACCTGAGATTGAGCAGCTTGCTTCGGGAGAGGCCGCGCTTGTGAAGAATAATGGTGAACGTGTAGCAGCGTATCGCGATGAGAGTGGAGAAGTCCACGTCTGTTCCGCCATCTGCCCCCATATGGGATGTTATGTGCAATGGAATACTGCAGAATTATCCTGGGACTGTCCCTGTCACGGCTCACGATTTGATTATACCGGAAAGTTGCTGCAGGGGCCTGCAGTAGACGGCCTCAATTACAGCTCGATCAAACACAAATGATATTATCTCCAGACTCAGGAAGTACAGCGGGGTAATGTGTTAATGGTACAGAGTTGAATAGACTTGCAGTCTCTCACTCTCAACATGTGGATCGGATGTGTCAGATACCAATAATCAAATGAGGTTATAAATAGACTTCTCAAGTGGACCATACTAACTTCAGAATTCAATCCGGTGTAAATGATATCCTTCGAAGTATGAATGGTATTCAGACCAGGACAGGAGCGCCTGATCTGAATACCGGGGCAATCCCATACCAGATAGCAGGGAAAGCATCGATTCTCAGCGTGCCGCAGCCTGATTAGTTGACTCTTCTGCAACCTGTGTGAGAATTTTATCAGCATTACCCTCTTCATCCAGGGTTTCCTGAAGAATCTCAGCCAGGCGTGCCTTGCCCAGACGTTGGGCAAAATTACGGGCAGAGCCGTAACCGGCGATTTCATAGTGTTCGACCCGCTGAGCAGCAGCAATCAGGGCGGCATCGATTACATGGGGATCGCCTTTGGCTTGAACGATTTCTTCGCCTTCCTTGATTAATCCTTTCATGGCTTCACACGATACTCGTTTTGGCTCACGGTCAAGTCCTTTAAAGACCGCTTCCAGGCGTTTTACATGTTCTTTGGTTTCTCCCAAATGCGACTGAAAAGCGGTCTTTAATTCCTGTGTAGTGGCTGCTTCCGCCATTTGCGGAATCGCTTCCACAAGCCGGTTTTCAGCATCGTACAGATCCTGAATCTGATCAACAAATAAATCCTCTAAACTGGTAAATTCTTTACTGGTGAACAATCCCATGTGAAATTTCCTTTTTGAATAAACGACTATCATGCTGAGAACCTGATTCCGTGTTCTCAGTAGTACAAACCAGCTACGCGGTGCAGCAATTCATGTGCCTGGCCAAGCGAAATAGCAGATAGTAACTGTGACAATCTGACCGCTTCCTGTATCAGTGAAACTCTGCGGTTTTGCAGTGCATCATTTTTGCAGTGACTGCCCTCATTTCCGCTGATTCTGTTTTCCACAGTTGATAGAAATTAATGTGAGATAATCTGATTCCGTGGAGCCCCGTTCGAATCAGGAGATGAGAAACGACCGCTGACAATCCGCATTGGTGGTTCGTCGATCAGATTGATTTCTATTCTGTCTCTTCAATCGGACATCAGGCATAAAATTAGAAACTACCGAAATGAATAATGATACTTCTTAGTCCGAAAGGAGGAGCGACTGAAAAACAACTCACTGGCGCTGATTCTCTTCAATTGAAGAAACAAAATCCTGATCCACATGAATTGCTCAGGTATTTCTCAGCACGGCTGCAGTGTCTCGCTGACCTGTCTGGATCAGCATGCTGCCAACAACCATGAGCAGAATACCCGCAGCAAGAAATGTGAGATCCCAGATCAAGTGGTTTTCAGTCTCCGTAACGTGGTGAACGTGCAGAATGTGGTGATCGATGATTCCCTCTACAAGATTGAAGAGCCCCCAGCCGATCGCCAGAGCGCCTACAAATGTTTTTGTAGAGAGCAAGACATTCCGCTGGCGAACCGCGTACCACAACATGGCGATTCCGATCACGGTCATGATCCATGTGAAGACATGAAAGAGGCCATCCCAGAACATATTAATCTCTAGATGGACGGCGAGCGTTCTCGCGTCGACATTTCTGACGGGAAAGCGGGCTGAGAGCATATTATGGAGTTGCAGAAGCTGGTGAAACAGAATCCCGTCGACAAATCCGCCAATGCCGATACCCAGCAATGTACCAGCCGAAATCAGCGGGCGTTGGTTGATCGGTTGTGTCATCAGTATGAGCCTTGTTCTCAGGTTGAAGAGCTTTCGACCGTGCTGGTTTCGGACTGCTTAGATCGACGCCCGGGTAGGGGGATGCCGAAGTGGATACCAGCTACGATCAGAAGCAATAGTGGTATCGGCAATAATGTCAACAGGGTGTTGTATGCAAAATTATCATTGAAAATGCCTGCAGCCACTTCTTTTCCGATCTCAGAATCACAGTAGGGGCAGGCTGAGACAAACGATGACATCAACAGAAATGACAGCAGGGAGACAGAGATTTTTAACACGGATAGATCCTTTCCTGTTCAGACACTCTGTCTCATTTTCGCATGGATTCCAGAATGTCGTGTGAGGAACCGTCGTTTTTCTGGACGGCAGTTTTTGATATCTGTTCGAAGTCACCCCGTATTGCTTTCAGGGCATAACGCTCCATTTCAATTTCGGTTTGAGTACGAAATCCAAGCCTGCGAAATACAGGTAAAGGAGGACACCAGCCCTGAATTGCATGTTGCAGCAGGAAGCCTGCTACCGCTGCAGGCAGGGCAAAGAAACGACGATCTACCATAGCGCCGAGCCCCAACCCAACCAATGCGGCCGTGGCAGCATTGGCTTCGAGGGTCCGTTCGATATCCCATTCTTGATCCAGTTCTTTCAGACGCCGATCAATCGTCTGTGCATCGGCAGAACTATAATGGGCGATATTCTGCTCAGTCTGACGACGGATTCGCTGATTGATATCCTGGGCAGTATGCAGAGGAACTCTTTCAGCGGTGGGAGCTAACACATTCATTTCCTTTCTCCTTTTGAAAATCGATTCTTTCTGAAAGCCGCTGATAGATTGTTTCGTATGCTGCAGGACCAGCTTTCTTTGAGGTTGGCTTCATTACATCGTCCGTTAGAAAATTTCCCGGCTAGAAACAGTCGCGTACGCGGTGATCTACAGGATCTGCAGATGAACGGCAAATTACGTGCCATCCTCACTGACAGGAAACAGGGGGCGACTGAATAAGAGAAATTTTCACAGGGCAGTCTGAGCACAGTTTTTTTAAGAGAGTGACTCAGGCACAACGATCCAGGCTCTCAGGGAAACATGTATGGCACATGAAATGCTCGTCGTTTCAAACATTCCGGGTGAGGGCTTTTTTTACAACTACCACAAGGCATCCGTGGTGACTCGAAGC
The genomic region above belongs to Gimesia chilikensis and contains:
- a CDS encoding DUF2243 domain-containing protein; this translates as MTQPINQRPLISAGTLLGIGIGGFVDGILFHQLLQLHNMLSARFPVRNVDARTLAVHLEINMFWDGLFHVFTWIMTVIGIAMLWYAVRQRNVLLSTKTFVGALAIGWGLFNLVEGIIDHHILHVHHVTETENHLIWDLTFLAAGILLMVVGSMLIQTGQRDTAAVLRNT
- a CDS encoding FAD-dependent oxidoreductase → MDPPQHVPLWLTSAPLTIYPELKKDISADVAVIGGGITGLATALLLQRSGVKVVVLEANHIGCGVTGASTAKVTALHGMIYNHIANQFGSEAARNYAEANQAGLKLIASFASEAKALGIDCQYERKPAITFTQDKGRVNEVRQEAKAAKNAGLAASFLTEAGLPFDIDGAVRVENQSQIDPYQLCHALARLFWKAGGEIYEETRVQDVTCANPHSNCQVQTKGQKLEVEHVVLGTLIPFLDRGGFFARTSPSRSYGIAVTLNETAPDGMFINIDTPRRSIRSISNGRGLIVVGEQHKTGQVTDTHACYQALESWTKQWFSVRSIDYRWSAQDYLSVDSLPYIGKIPQGNDRMWTATGFNKWGLTTGAAAAIMLTDMLKGNTHPWSELFSPSRIDILPSVKKLVTENTNVLKHYVGDRLQALNSPEIEQLASGEAALVKNNGERVAAYRDESGEVHVCSAICPHMGCYVQWNTAELSWDCPCHGSRFDYTGKLLQGPAVDGLNYSSIKHK
- a CDS encoding DUF2892 domain-containing protein, with amino-acid sequence MNVLAPTAERVPLHTAQDINQRIRRQTEQNIAHYSSADAQTIDRRLKELDQEWDIERTLEANAATAALVGLGLGAMVDRRFFALPAAVAGFLLQHAIQGWCPPLPVFRRLGFRTQTEIEMERYALKAIRGDFEQISKTAVQKNDGSSHDILESMRK
- a CDS encoding ferritin-like domain-containing protein yields the protein MGLFTSKEFTSLEDLFVDQIQDLYDAENRLVEAIPQMAEAATTQELKTAFQSHLGETKEHVKRLEAVFKGLDREPKRVSCEAMKGLIKEGEEIVQAKGDPHVIDAALIAAAQRVEHYEIAGYGSARNFAQRLGKARLAEILQETLDEEGNADKILTQVAEESTNQAAAR